In Alosa alosa isolate M-15738 ecotype Scorff River chromosome 19, AALO_Geno_1.1, whole genome shotgun sequence, a genomic segment contains:
- the LOC125284177 gene encoding syncoilin-like, with product MSGARAEAYMPSVGGELEGEPQPTQGVASDYPWTGNPVGITEDKQVHVHITDSVHPLFVEMCSPSPVQTTSRVTSAPLSAQASAPASMEPSAPGPMQTSSCVAAQTLASLSEHLTPQLPMQCSRSPSPPLTGVFTIQAQTSASLTETVSHPPQAVLSVPGQVSAPHLTQTPPLTPAQSCASLAMQISPLCFALLPVQTSPPPQWAVEEEVAAHFGTCLEEVGVLERRREALVHELLQLEQPMMEAVRAVRAELAQAYGRLTRAQLQLLWRQEDVRQVKRKLLNVTRHSIQSQVDLSALQYEVAQSVIMQEELQSQVLDHLQEVAQLREDHKKQMDSQQNNLKKRRRRRTMSDLSHCRRFSADLSSYTCGSMKMLEDWYEPRVLALLRRRQTAEEVLRRSRELTEELRTRLLPLQEEAHKLSLQRKCLEQKIALMEREREESATQYKESIFYLEETMRELKADLQMQRMANAELKQLKNSLLLELQSYGCSISISEHTDMASGGGEDL from the exons ATGTCTGGAGCAAGGGCAGAAGCATATATGCCCTCTGTGGGGGGTGAGCTTGAGGGAGAGCCTCAGCCAACTCAAGGAGTAGCGTCAGACTATCCCTGGACAGGGAACCCAGTGGGCATCACAGAGGACAAACAGGTGCACGTCCACATCACAGACTCGGTGCACCCTCTGTTTGTGGAGATGTGTTCTCCATCCCCTGTGCAGACAACGTCTCGTGTCACGTCAGCTCCACTGTCTGCGCAGGCTTCCGCTCCAGCTAGTATGGAGCCATCTGCCCCAGGACCCATGCAAACCTCTTCCTGTGTCGCTGCTCAAACCTTAGCCTCTCTCAGTGAGCACCTGACTCCTCAGCTTCCTATGCAGTGCTCAcgttctccatctcctcccttAACAGGCGTGTTTACCATCCAGGCACAGACTTCTGCTTCTTTAACAGAAACTGTGTCCCATCCTCCCCAGGCAGTCCTTTCTGTACCTGGGCAGGTGTCTGCTCCTCACCTGACCCAGACACCTCCCCTTACACCTGCGCAGTCTTGTGCTTCTCTGGCAATGCAAATCTCTCCGCTCTGCTTTGCGCTGCTGCCTGTGCAAACATCCCCTCCACCACAGTgggcggtggaggaggaggtggctgCTCATTTCGGGACGTGCCTGGAGGAGGTGGGTGTCCTGGAGCGCCGGCGGGAGGCACTGGTGCACGAGCTGCTGCAGCTGGAGCAGCCCATGATGGAGGCGGTGCGGGCGGTGCGGGCGGAGCTGGCTCAGGCGTACGGGCGGCTGACGCGGGCACAGCTGCAGCTGTTGTGGCGGCAGGAGGACGTGAGGCAGGTGAAGCGGAAGCTGCTCAACGTGACCAGGCACAGCATCCAGAGCCAGGTGGATCTGTCGGCACTGCAGTATGAGGTGGCTCAGTCTGTCATCATGCAG GAGGAGCTCCAGTCCCAGGTCCTGGATCATTTACAGGAGGTGGCCCAGCTTCGGGAGGACCACAAAAAACAAATGGATAGTCAGCAAAACAACCTAAAGAAACGCCGACGCCGTCGTACCATGAGTGACCTCTCTCACTGTCGACGCTTCTCTGCTGACCTCAGTAGCTATACTTGCGGCAGTATGAAGATGCTGGAGGACTG gtATGAGCCCCGTGTGCTGGCCCTGCTGAGACGCAGACAGACTGCAGAGGAGGTGCTGAGGAGGAGCAGGGAGCTCACGGAGGAGCTGAGGACTCGTCTCCTACCCCTACAGGAGGAGGCGCACAAGCTCTCGCTGCAAAGGAAATGCCTGGAGCAGAAGATTGCACTGATGGagcgggagagggaggagagtgcCACACAATACAAg GAGAGCATCTTTTATCTGGAAGAGACTATGAGAGAGCTGAAGGCTGATCTGCAGATGCAGAGGATGGCCAATGCAGAGCTGAAGCAGCTCAAGAACAGCCTTCTACTGGAGCTTCAGTCTTATGG GTGTAGCATTAGCATCAGTGAGCATACAGACATGGCCAGTGGTGGAGGAGAAGACTTGTGA
- the zbtb8os gene encoding protein archease isoform X1 gives MQAVVKSQRRRRQTSLLVTFKKWNTLWKYFTMDDRQLDLTEEQIAIKSKYPAINKKYEYLDHTADVQLHSWGDSLEEAFEQCAMAMFGYMTDTETVEPIDTVEVESEGEDMESLLFHFLDDWLYKFSADLFFIPREVKVLHIDRMRFRIRSIGWGEEFSLPKHPQGTEVKAITYSAMQIHDKDKPEIFVIIDI, from the exons ATGCAGGCTGTCGTAAAATCTCAGAGAAGAAGAAGGCAAACTTCTCTGCTTGTAACATTTAAGAAGTGGAATACTCTATGGAAATACTTTACAATGGATGATCGTCAACTGGATCTCACCGAAGAGCAAATAGCAATCAAGTCCAAATACCCAGCTATCAATAAGAAATATGAAT aTTTGGATCACACTGCAGATGTACA ACTCCACTCCTGGGGTGATTCCCTGGAGGAGGCGTTTGAGCAGTGTGCCATGGCGATGTTTGGTTATATGACCGACACAGAGACCGTAGAGCCTATTGATACGGTGGAAGTAGAGTCAGAAG GGGAAGACATGGAGTCACTTCTATTCCATTTCTTAGACGACTGGCTGTATAAATTTAGCGCAGATCTTTTCTTCATTCCAAGG GAAGTAAAAGTCCTGCACATTGACAGAATGCGCTTCAGAATCCGATCCATTGG GTGGGGAGAAGAGTTCAGTCTACCCAAACATCCACAG GGAACTGAGGTCAAGGCGATCACATATTCAGCTATGCAAATACACGACAAAGACAAGCCAGAGATCTTTGTCATTATTGACATCTGA
- the zbtb8os gene encoding protein archease isoform X2 yields MAMFGYMTDTETVEPIDTVEVESEGEDMESLLFHFLDDWLYKFSADLFFIPREVKVLHIDRMRFRIRSIGWGEEFSLPKHPQGTEVKAITYSAMQIHDKDKPEIFVIIDI; encoded by the exons ATGGCGATGTTTGGTTATATGACCGACACAGAGACCGTAGAGCCTATTGATACGGTGGAAGTAGAGTCAGAAG GGGAAGACATGGAGTCACTTCTATTCCATTTCTTAGACGACTGGCTGTATAAATTTAGCGCAGATCTTTTCTTCATTCCAAGG GAAGTAAAAGTCCTGCACATTGACAGAATGCGCTTCAGAATCCGATCCATTGG GTGGGGAGAAGAGTTCAGTCTACCCAAACATCCACAG GGAACTGAGGTCAAGGCGATCACATATTCAGCTATGCAAATACACGACAAAGACAAGCCAGAGATCTTTGTCATTATTGACATCTGA